The nucleotide window GGGGTCCTAGCAACTATTGTTTGTGTGAAAGGGCCCTGTCGCCACCAGTCCTCCTACCCACAACACTTGAATGGGCCATGAGTGGTCCCTGATCCAAATGCAACAGATCAGTTCCTGTCTTACAGAGATAGAGACTTGGAGCTGGAACATCCTAGCTCAATCTAGATTGATGGCATGAGCAGATGTAATAAAGATCAGGGAGCTATGAAACCAGCCATATTCCACTATGTGCATGAAGAAACAGCGAAAGGCAGTTTGTGGAGGGAAAAGAATGGAGTAGACAAAGAAAAGCAGAGGTCAAGAACATACATGTTCTATAGATAGAGACCAAACAGGTGTCCTTCCCATGGAAACAACTCCCTAAGCAAAATGACcatgtttttgaaattcttttatgATACATTAACATTTATAACTTGTGAGAGTGACAACTGGGTGGAATTGGCCTTATTGTTATCACCATTTCCTCTTACCATATTCTCCTGTTTTAAAAACCCATCAAGTCTaatattaagttttttttataCTGGATGTTTTATATGTATGTCATTTAGTCTtcatgaaatacaaattaaaatcatcatccttattttacagcTGAGTAAACCAAGACTTAGGGCCTTTATATAACTTGCCCAAACTCATGTAACTGATTGCAAGTGGCCAAACTGAGACTTACAGTCAAGTCTTTCTGATTCCTGAGACTACACCCTTAACATTATGTTATGCTTCAATCTGGAGGCAGCAACTGGTATCTTCTGAAAATGAGAGGGAGAGATCTTTGTCCCTCATCTACATGAACAGAAAGTTCAGTTTACTCTGCATACAGTGCATGACGTTCTAGGCTCTGAATGACAGAATGAGGTTTGGAGGAGGTAGTAGGCAGGCAGGCTGTGTGTTCTCAGGAaaaccagacacacacacagtgtgtgcatctgtatgtgtgtgtgcatacttgtatgtgtgtatgttatagAAGGATGGGTAAGGAGGAGACCATTTTCCAGAAGCAGGAAACACTTATTCCCTCTAGTTACGATCATTTTACCCTCTTTTTATCCATGAGAGAACAAAATTAAGTTAGAATGGAACGTCATATGGTGCTTCATGGGAAGGCACTAtaaaagagtgtgtgtgtccTACGAAGGGcctacaaacaaaacaaagacagaaatgCCTGGGAAGAGATATGACAAGGCCACATTTATTGATtccagagaaaattaaaacatttatgtaaaatggCATATAGGATCTCACAGGACACAAGCCAAAGAGCAATTAGTTTGGGTTTCAAAGGGATTTTTCTGAATATGAGAAATAGGTtccaactgaaattttaattaggACCCCCAAACACATCAGTATATTTATTGCTGAAAGTTTACCATGCATTGTAAGCTTAGGAAGATTCGATGGACTTTATTTAAGCTAGGTAAACATCACTAGAGACATTTTACCCTGTTGGAAGAGCTAGAAGAAAGCAGAAATTTGCGGTAGGAGTGGGGACCTGAAGGGTAACATTTACATGTGGTGGGAAAGTAGTGATGGGCTATCAGTATTGTTTCTGTGCTAGGTGAGGAGGAGGTATCAAAGATTATGGTAAGTTTGTGAACTTGAATGGCACTGAACAGCTTTAGCAGCAATTGGGAAATGAAATGGAGGAGTCAGCATAAAGAGAGAAGACCAACTCTCcttccatttttccatttaattatagatttttatCCAATCAATACACCAAGAAATCCTGaattaccatttttctttttttttttttattaagggaAGGGCACTGGGGTtacaggaagggaggagggaaggagtgcAATGTTTTTGCTGACTTTCTCAATATTCTTGTAGAAAAAtacttgctttttgctttttataaaattggATTTGCAAGTTCAGGAGGGAAAACAAGGATGGCTCATCAAATCTTCTTTCCTTATTCCCTCTCCCatgtgaaaagattttttttttatttgctggtgttcatgAGAAGACTCCCATTGCTTTTGGCTATGTATCTCCATTAGGTAGAATTGTTCACCCTGAGACCCTCTAGGCTGTTGATCGCAAGAAATTCTCTGGTTGGGTACATTTCAAATATGTCAGAGCCAGTGATGTATTCCAGGTGCAGCCAAGTGTGAATGCAGTTAAAGCTATTGGTTCAGATGACTTTGATATTGGGTCTCTTCATGACTGCAGCTCAAGTTTTCTACTCTGCCGGTTTCTCACTTCTCCCTCTAATTGCTGCTGACTGTTTAAAAGCTGGGCTTGTTTGATATGCTTCcaagttttataaaattacagCAATTCCCTGTAGAATCCTGCCTTTTCAGTGTCCCTATTAAATAAACATCCaggaaaagaatttaatttgCTTATTATAGTCAACTCTCATCCAAGTGAAGTACACCTCATCAGAGCCTCTTCTCAATGATGGAAAATTCACTACCTCAATACAAGATATTTTATGGCTATTTTTCCAATTTATCAGTTAAGATGCTTTGGGCTGCTGGTAATACAATACTCAACTAATAATGAttaataaagacatttattatttcttataagatTCAGAGGTAGGAGATTCCTGGATGTATTGTTTGGGTCCGATATTTACTGGGGGTAATCCCtatgaaagataaagaaagaaaagtatcagAAGTAGTGAGGGAAATCCTTCTGACTTCAGCTCAGGTCTGATACCTGtgaaaggagaggggaaagaaagaaggattgGGTAGGAACGGCCTACGAGTGCAGTGAGGCTCTGTGAAATCAGAGCTGGCCTAACAGGGAGCTCTGCTGCAAATATTGCCCATAGAAGAGTTCATGTTGGGCAGAAATGACTGGGCCCTACTGTCCACTGTGCTCAGTTACTGGCTGGGGCTTCCTGGAAGAACTTGGCCTTGGCCCAGATGCTGCCATGGATTGTTTGCAGCTGGGGGCTGTCAGCTAACAGCACTCTTCACAGATGATCAGCAAGCTCTTTCTTGAATTAAGATCTGAGCTGCACACCTCTCTAACTGCCACATAGGATTTAATTCAGCAGCACAGTTATGCGATCCAGGTACTTTCCAAGTTTCCACTTGGTCATACTTAGCATGTTGATATTCTTCTTCAGACTTATTTCTCCATTGTCTAAAACTGACTATCACAGCCTCATGTCTTCACACAACTGTGTATACAAGCAGGAAGGAGAGTTTACCCTCACATGTCTCTCTTTGTAACGGAGGGAGATTTTTCTCTAAAGCTGCCAAGCAGACTTTCCTGTCAGTGCCATAGGCGAGGTTTATGTCACACACCCATACTTATCTGTAAGGGAGGCTAGGAAAGTGAATTTCTGGCTTTTGCCACCTCTGTATCCGGAAGTGGATTATGCCAGCAAATAGGAAAGGATATGGGAGGGAGCTGGTGGGGGTGACTGTTGGGTAGGCAAACCACTGGTGTCTGCCCTCCTAAATATGGTAAAGGTGGCACTTCATAATTTTATTCCCAGAAATTCAGACATTAGAAGTTATAAATTGAGACTGAATTTATGACTTGTTACACTGGCAGGTTCTTTTGCTTGTCTAGCACTCCCCAAATATTACCATCCCTTCCCCTAGTCAGGAGTATCAAGGTTTACTGCAGCCTTTCTTCAGATCATTTCTGACTTTTCTTTTATTGTCATGGTTCCACAGTTTACTAGTCGCCTAAGTGAACAGATATCCAACTGGACCATTTAggctaatcttttaaaaagacttgTGAAAAGTCTGATTACTTTACTCAATGATTGTAATTCATTTTAAGCTTTCAGTTTATCATACAGGTCTCTCTAGTGCTAGGAAGCTGCAGAGACACTTAAGGCCCAGGGAGAAGAATAGCAAAAAGATTGCATAGTGTGAAAAATGCCTTTATGGGGTAATTAGTAATATTTTGCTACAAACTGAGGTATCTGTGTGCTTTCCTTCATAATGTCTTTTTCATCTCTCCTATGATTCTGTACACTCTATCCTGCTTCTTTATTGAGTCTATAATTTTCAGCACAGAGATAACAAGATGTATTTACCCACTTTTGAACTTGGGAAAGCTATGCAACCTCTCTGAGCATTAGtctcttaatctgtaaaatgagttaaaaatgtccttttatgTGAGTGCCATGTATAAAAGGCACAAACAACATCTATTCTTCTTATTATTAAACAGAAGGTGAAGTGTAGGCCAACAGATGTCACCAGACagaacaagaaatagaaatagaaaagcttACTTTTactcaatgaaaaaaatagtgtacttattttcattcatttaggtATTTACTGTGCTTCTACTATGCTCCAGGCATTGTCTTTAGTACTTATGATGCAGTGGTAGAAAAGAGATGTTTCCTATTaatgacatttacattttaagtggGCAAAAGGCAAGAGATGCTTATATTTTGAATACTTTCAAATGCAATGCCTGTTGAATTAATTTCTTCAgtcatttaattattcattaagTTACTTTTGAAGCAATTATTCAAAAGTTATGtttgacattatttttattataataaaagtaatattattttatagaaattttagaaaatgaagattaaaatccTCCATAATCCCATAATGTGGAAAACCATGGTTATCattaatgtgtgtgtgtccatgtgtgttcATTTCATGTTTTTGCCTATATAGATATGTGGGCCAATGTAATTTTCTAGCAGCaatcaaaatcattttataaactgcttttcctcatacttttaaatattctttaagaataTGATCTCTACCATTTTAAATCAGGAGTGGATATGCTGCAATTTATTTAACTAGTACCCTATCATTAGACTTTTAaggattttattaattaattattttaattaacacCATGATAAGTAGCCttgtttataaatattgatatgtATATCTGATTATCTCTTTAGGGTAAGTGCTTAGAAGTGATATTACTGGGCCAAAACCTATTAAACGTACAGATTTTAGGCATAATCTCAACCATCCCTCTGCGGAATATAATTGTACCAAATTGTAACTTTCCCTGCGTCCTTTGTAGCATTAGgtattttgggtgtttttttcctaatcataGCCCAATTTACTAGAGAAAAGAGTTATGTCgttggtttaatttttattcctttgattaTAAAGAAGTCCAAGCACTTTTTTACATGTCTATTATTTAATTGTATGTCTTATGAGTTGCCTTTTATATTTCTGCCCATATTTCCATTATGGGAttcatcctttattttttatatgtaaaaagctCTGTATATTAAATATCAATAACTGTGATTATGttatacattttgaattattttccgATGTTTCCTTTGCCTTTGTTGGTATTTTTGACATTgagaagattttcaattttacATTGTCAAATTTACTAATATTTACCTTTAATTGTTGTGGttgcttttatgtttaaaaattatttttcactttgataTCAGAAATTATTTACCTATATAAACttcaagttcttttattttttataaagaacaaGAATCTAATAGTAGGAGTTTTTTGTTGATCCATTGTCCTGCTATGtatcatgtatttttcatttatttatttgatttggaATAGacctttctttcttcactgatttaaaattctacttttattGCATACTAGATTCTTATGTAGATGTAGCTCTGGAGAGTTCTTGCTCATGGTCTGTCAATTACAgggaataaaattgttttaactgttatatttttgataatgtatttaaatCCCTGGTAGTGCAATTTCTcttaattcatttgaatttttcaaaGTTGTCTCTGTAGGAACGCAAACTAGTATGGTATATATGTCAACATATTTGTTTGATAAGAActacagaaattttgaaataaaggaaagcAGATAGAAGCTTGGGGAAGATGTCGCACTTTGGCTGGACTCAGAATGATGAATATGATTTGACttggcagagaggaaagagaaagggcatTCCAAACGGGGAAAACAGCCTAAGCAGTACTCTGAACAGTGAACAAGCATTATATAATGGGTGATGGGAGAAGAAGGGTGGAAGGGatctaatatttgttgaaagctTACTAAATGTGAGTCACCATGCTAAGAATCTTATAAGAATAACTCTGAGGTCAGGTGAATCCTCATAGTTTGACTCCTGTGTCAATATGTGTTCAGTGCCTTGCTTTCAATCCATCCCAATTTGCATGTATAACTCAGTATTTCTTTgagtttctgaaaaaaaatttactcaCACCAAAACTTTATTCATCAATCAATGTAAACCACAGTTTCTTGACCTCAACACTATACATTTTGGGCTGAAAAAAATCCATTGTTGTGGGGTGCTGTCCTATGCATTATGAAATGTTTATCCttgacctctacccactagatgacaGCACCAATCCTGCTTCCTAGTAGGGTCAActaaaactgtctccagacattgccaaaaatGTCCCTTAGTGGGGCAACTCCAGTTGAGAAGTATAGATTATACCAAAGATAGGAAATTTAGTGGAGTGTTTTATATTGCACAGtgcaaaacaaattaaatatccttttgttttgttttgttttgttttgttttcctctcttaagtcccttcttggtttctctgcaagtaggtctggggttttatttttgcttactattgcagggtttctcaactgtggtactactgacatttgggccagataattctttgttgtggggagcTCTTCTATGCATTGTGAGATGTTTAGTGGCACCCCTAGAATCCACCCAGGAGATGCCAATAGCACCACGACAAGCCCCAGTTGTGACAAAAAAAGTCTGTCTGTAGACATTGACAAAATTGGCCCTGGTGGAGAATCACTGATGTAGACTATACCAAAGATAGGaagtttgaaagtttttttttctgcaCAACCCCACAAGATAAAGCTTAGAaaccctttattttttcctttgaagtcCCTTTTTGGTTACTATGCAATtggttttggttgttttgttttgcttatgcTGTCTCAGGGATTATCCATCTCAGCACTATtgttttgggccagataattctttgttgtgtgggGCTGTCTGATAAATTGCAGGGTGTTTAGCAGCCTCTTACCCACTAGATGCTGTTAGCACCTGCCCCCCCCCACAAAGTTGTAACAACCAATACTGTCTCCAGATATTGTCAAAGGTCTCTTAGGgagcaaaatcacccctggttgagaaccattgttctATTTCTACTTACCTTTCTCCATACACTGGCTCTTCTTTTCAGCCTTTCCTTGTAGAAGAAATGTAcacttctctccttttcttactTATAGAGATTAAGtgataatttttgttattgttacttAAACGTGACTGTGGAACCTCACTGTCTATCTCAAGTGGTTTaattgttgcatttttttctaacaaatcTAGCATTGCCCCTAACAAATATTCTGGCAAATAACATAAACTCTAACTTACTGAACATTCATCATCTATCCTCTGAGTGAACAGGAACAGGCCATTTGAGCTTCTATTACAGGTTCTGCTATAGATTGACTTTGCATTAAATTTGCACACACTTGCCTATTTCACTCAATCTCAATTTATAGGCAACCTCAAGACAAGCGTATTGTCTTGCATGTAACtgtacttaaataaaaataatgtaaatattggaAATATGTACTTGTGGGttaaaatatcacttaactcaTCTTTAATCAGATTTAGTGACCTTAGGTAAATTAGCTCCTCTGACCTTGCTTCATCCTCTGCAAAATAGGAGTAAGATTACCTTCTGAGTGGGTTTCTTATAATATTAGAGATTATGAGATAAAGCACCTGGTATATATCACTCAAAAATGTTAACCatagttattaattttatcaGGCGATATTGAGGCCTATATAAAAAACCCTTTAAAGCCATACTTGAAACCTCAAATACCTATACCTAGAGTGTTTACTTCTTTCCTCCCCTTACTTTCTGACTTATTTGTGGTCACAGCTGAGGCATGCTGGGGAAAAAGattgttacattattttttctctttattttaccaGAAATGTTAAGGTTTACCTAAGTCTAATGTTCTCATAGAACACTGAATTTCAAAGTTTATTTAGTGTCATTGTGGGGATTTCTTTTTGCAATTGTGAGGTGCATATTGCTTTTAAATAAGGCATAAGAGGTAGACATAGATAAAATTAGGAAGAGTTTTACTAAAATTGGTTCCTATGGCAAAAGTGTTATTTGattgtgtttttaatgttttctccaGTGGAtaagataaatttttctttcacattcattttttccctgatttatgtgtatatgtggttTTGACCTTTCCAAgacaaactgaattaaaaataaaatatgatgaaaagaaaagcaaaaagaaaaagaaaatctgtcagTTAcattacaaaaatcaatgaaagtgCAGAATGCACTATTCTGGTCATTAAAAAGGAATTCTTTGTTAGATTTATTATACAAGTATACCATTTTCCCTAGATTAGATAAGGAAATGTTAATATAAGGCTAGTGTACACAGTTTTAGTTATAatatcacagaattttagagGTGAAAGGAGACCCCAAATTACTTAATATAACCATCCCATTTTATGAATGGAGAAATTGAGGCCTAGAGAATACAAGTGACCTCCTCAGAATTTTTAACCACTGGTGACAGAATTCATATTAGGATTTAATTCCCACTGAATCAAATATGGTGGTCTGTTGGTTACATCCTTCTGGTAAGATAGAATTGTGGAATCTTCTAGCAAATTTGGAACTTATTTTCTAATGAACTAAAAATTTAGGGAATGACAGTGGAGATATTTTAGGGATTGCTGTGGCGCCAACCACTAcagggaaaaagaatattttggctCGGATAAGCTTGAAGCTATGCGTCAGTTTAGTACATCgattttaaagcaagaaaagCACTGTTGTTGTTTTCTACCAAGTGTTTTAGAGAAGACAGAGGTACATGGCAGACTATAAAAGAAATTAGACTTTAACCAACAcataacatttttaagttttttgttttttcacatagtctctcactctctcattttaaaactttttttttattaaggaacATACACAATACTGAAAGGTTAGCAGTATTATTTAAGATTTGGTTGTATCTTCAAACTGCCAGTATATTTCCAAAAGTTCCTTATGTAACTTGAAAACTGCATATCTTTAACGTGCCTTGAATCTTCCAGTAGCCTGGTACAACTTTTCCacataaacattaataaaatccctgggatttttctccaaattttcttGATCTTCTTCCTGCACCCCTTTTTTGTTGATACAATTTATATTGCTCAGCCATTTTCACAAGATCTTCTGGAACACTCTGATTTGCTCTTTGCAGAATTTTAATCAATTCATCGGCAATCTTCGAGTCATGTTGAGTGATAAGGGTAATCGATGTGCCAGTCTTTCCTGCTCTTCCAGTACGCCCTATTCTGTGTACATATTCTTCAATATTCCGTGggaaatcataattgtatacgTGTGTGATATCAGTAACATCAAGACCTCGGGATGCTAAGTCAGTTGCTatcaatatttttacttttccgGTTTTAAAGTCTTCTAGTGCTTGCTCTCGATCAAATTGTTCTCTATTGCCATGCAGTGATTGTACAGGTACGCCTTGGATACCTAAGTCACTTGATAAGTCATCAGCAATAACTTTTCGGCTGACAAACACGATGACTTTGTCATTGGGTGACATGCTCTCTAGAAAGTCTTGGATAAGAGCTCGTTTCTCTGTTTCTGTGGTAACAATTATATTTTGCTTCACTGTATTTACAGCAACTAGATCCAGAGTATCAACATAAACAATCATAGGCTCTTTCAAATAAGAATTTGCAAGTCGGCGAACGGCAGCTGGCCAAGTTGCACTGGTCATCACAGTTTGCCGGTCTGGGCGCACATCTAATAAAATCTTCATTATCTGGGGTTCAAATCCAAGATCCAGCATTTTGTCTGCTTCATCTAAGACCAAGAAGGTTATGCTTCTTAGGTTGACAAGGTTATTCATTTGCAGATCGTTCAGTCTCCCAGGAGTTGCAATAATGATATCTACACCTTTGGTGATGTCCCGtatttgtttctctctgtttccGCCACCATAGATGCAAACACTTGTAAGACCTTTATATGAATACTTAGAACATTCAGCTTCCACCTGAAGAGCTAATTCTCTAGTAGGTATAAGGACCAGCATTCCAGGtccattcctttcttctctaGATATTGGTTGAGAGTCAAGATGAATAAACCCAGGTAGTAAGTAGGCCAGTGTTTTTCCTGTTCCGGTTTGGGCAACTCCTATAAGATCTATTCCTTGTAGAACAATTGGCCACGCCTGAGACTGAATTGgtgttggatttttaaaacctGCCTCTGTGATGTTTTTCATAAGCTCCAGGTAGTCCTGGAAAGCATCTTCGAAGTTACAAGTTGGATTTGGGATACGACGTTTTTCACCATCTTTCAAGTCATCACACATTATGTTGAAATTTTCCCTTCTCCAATTTTCTACCTGCATTTCAGACATAGAGCTTGTCGCTTTAGATTCTATGTAAAAGTTTTTCTTAATTGGTGGTAAATTGgcccattttaatttttcccattctatagctGTTGCCTTGATTCGATCCCAGTCTATCAATGGCTTATGTTCTCTAGCAATGTCAGTTGTGCTTAAATCTCTTCCAACAGGAGGTTGGGATGCTGCATTATCAACATGGGATTCTAACTTATAGCgttcttgttttttaataacaGTTTCTATAGCTGCTTTGGCCTTTTCTTTCATATCCATGCTGCCAAAAATTTTTACCTCCGCTTCAGGATCCCcgcttatgatttttattttagtgtttgtCAAACGTTGTAGATCATTTATTTTTGACCCACCGCGACCAATCACCGCACCAACCATGCTGTTTTTCACTCTAAAGCAGAGTGGTGGTTCATGGGAGCCTGCAGCCCTAGGTCCAAGATGACTGGAGGGGCCACTCGTACTGTTGCCCCTgccacctctcccagcccagTTGGCCCCATGATTTCTTGGATTAGGTTCTGCCCTCTTCCACTCTGGGGCCCGGGACATTGTGGGATAGTGCTAGCCTTGGCGCCTACATACGGTTGGGAGAAGGTCGAGCCTGTGGTCTCTTCTCTTCAGCCTCTCAACCAGCAGCCAGTAGTGCCAGTTGTTTGCTGGTACTACTGACCTAGCCTGGCTCCCGTTACCTAGGAAACCAATGTTTGGCATTGTTAGCAGAACAATCACAGGGCTGGGACTAGGGTGAGGTAAGCAGCCTCTTGTGATGCAAAATTTAAAGGGGCAGGAAGTCTCCAGGGGCTGACCTGGCTGGCACTTAAAGGACCCTGAGAGTAACTGCTTCCTTTAACTTCTGTGTCCTGGGTTCCTCTTTCACTCTCCTCCTGATAGTTCTGGCTCAGTTTGGGAGCAGCCTTGAAGCAGGCCTTGAGCTTATACACATTGTCCTTTTTAAAAGCCAATTATttccataagagaaaaaaatagtgacttaaaaaattaacttatctatttatatattattgcatttattttggtAAATTTCTTTTGGAGTAAATACAATAAATTGTCTAGATAAATTCATCACTTCCCCGTCCTCTAGTGTAACTTAAATTATACCATCAGAAGTCTCTTAGGTGCACACTCAGGGCTGGCATTTTGCCTCTGATTTTTCAGCTAAACTCCGATACTTGTTCAGGTCCTTTCAAGGTATTATTGCAGGGATGATGGTTAGAAGAGTGGTAGAGTGGTGCCTAAGGTAACTTAGGGGCTCTTTGCAATGGTTTGCCACTTTTCTCAGTGCCTCTTAATTTTTTTCGTTGCCTGTGGTTTGGTAGGTTCTGAGGTATTAGCACTAGAAGGCTATGTAGAAGTCATTTAGTAGGTACAATGTAAAAGACACCCTAGCAGCAGTTTGGACAGGTGAACATCCAGCTTCTATTTAAATAGTCTCAGAGGTAGGGAGCTCACTTCATTTCAAGGAAGTCCATTCCATTATGAGGCATTTTAATGGTTGAGGTGGAAAGTTGGTGTTGAGCCAAATGTGCTGCTTCTTGCTTCCTTAGGTC belongs to Eulemur rufifrons isolate Redbay chromosome 30, OSU_ERuf_1, whole genome shotgun sequence and includes:
- the LOC138378530 gene encoding probable ATP-dependent RNA helicase DDX53, with amino-acid sequence MSRAPEWKRAEPNPRNHGANWAGRGGRGNSTSGPSSHLGPRAAGSHEPPLCFRVKNSMVGAVIGRGGSKINDLQRLTNTKIKIISGDPEAEVKIFGSMDMKEKAKAAIETVIKKQERYKLESHVDNAASQPPVGRDLSTTDIAREHKPLIDWDRIKATAIEWEKLKWANLPPIKKNFYIESKATSSMSEMQVENWRRENFNIMCDDLKDGEKRRIPNPTCNFEDAFQDYLELMKNITEAGFKNPTPIQSQAWPIVLQGIDLIGVAQTGTGKTLAYLLPGFIHLDSQPISREERNGPGMLVLIPTRELALQVEAECSKYSYKGLTSVCIYGGGNREKQIRDITKGVDIIIATPGRLNDLQMNNLVNLRSITFLVLDEADKMLDLGFEPQIMKILLDVRPDRQTVMTSATWPAAVRRLANSYLKEPMIVYVDTLDLVAVNTVKQNIIVTTETEKRALIQDFLESMSPNDKVIVFVSRKVIADDLSSDLGIQGVPVQSLHGNREQFDREQALEDFKTGKVKILIATDLASRGLDVTDITHVYNYDFPRNIEEYVHRIGRTGRAGKTGTSITLITQHDSKIADELIKILQRANQSVPEDLVKMAEQYKLYQQKRGAGRRSRKFGEKSQGFY